taatgaaaaataatgacaaaaacaaaacaaaacaacaaaaaaaaaaaaacaaaaaagaaacaactaaaatgaacccaaaaacaatctagtttttattgtaattccgtgtctgtgtgtgtatttcaGTAATTAatgtgaaaaacaaaaacaaaaaaaaccaaagtctaacaataataacaagagcaacaacaacaaaacaaaacaaaaatggaagaaaaccccaacaaaaaaaatgcaaaagcctaacgaaaaaaaaaactaaaaaaaaaagaacacaagaaaaaacccaaaaagaagaaggacaaaacataaagaaactagcgaaataaataaaatacaaaatatttgaaaataaaccaagaaaaaaagagaagtgtggaaaagtttttgaTTACATTTCGATGGGATCTTCTCTCTGGTTTTTCACATAGGTAGCCCCCCCATCTGTTCAAATTACCATTCCTGCACGTACTGAAACGGCTCGGCTACGCGTATGACgcggcatgcggcagcgcccctcggtcttTTTGAGTTTCTGCCTGGTTTCCGCTCACGGAACCAGATCTGTCGAAGAGAAGATTCGTTGGTGGGAAAAGATAGAAACAGAGACGGAAGGTGGGCTACGTGTACATCTGTAATATTGGTCTGGCAATGGTCTTATAACGCACTTTCTTTGCAGATAAGATCTATTCTTAATTGGTCATAATTTAAGTCAGTCGTGAGCGGGCTATAGTGTAGTCAATGTGGACCTACTGGTTGGGCCACAGTGTCCACGGTTTTTACTGTATCGAATCGAATTAAATTATATCGGATCCCAAAGTTGTTGCTTTTTACAGGAGATGCGGGTGATTCGAACGCTAAAAGCAGGAACCAGAAATGTTCGCCTGGGATAAAAAGAACTGTGTAGCGGAGCGCATAGGTGTAGTGGAGAACAAAGTCTGATAAGTCTGTTTAAACATTGATCAACTACATTGTATATTGATCATTTTAGGTGCCATTTTGAATATTCCATATATACCCAGTTCTTAGAGTTCTACGAAAactttttataattttttccGGCAAAATGTCCTTCGTAACACAAATCCTTAGTACATTGATCTCTCCCCTGtatggaaaatgcattttagtaaaatattcaatgtttattaattaattcgATTCTCATAATCTTTATATAGTATACATAAATgatagtttaaaaaaaaacctttctTTATTATCAGCTAAATCAAATTTTTCTTTCGATCAAATTTCCAATACATGTGTCATATATAGTactgcatacatatatacgatatatagtTATTTAGATTTTAGGTTTACGTTTTTGTTATACCCTGGTATTCGaaggtttttgtttgtttcttgcgtggcatacaaaaaattcgtagaaataaaagtaaatttgaaatttttcatGGAAGTTGAAGATTTTCTGAATGGTagatactttttttttgactAAACTAAATagatatatctatgtatatataaatgtttgtgtgtgtgtttgtgctgatcggatatatatatgtgtgttctgtgtgtgtgtgtgtgaaagttTTCTAATTAAATCTAAGGTTTCtgagtgggggagggggttcACCTATACCCCTCTCCCTCTTGTAAATCTATCTACATGTCTAAGGCTTTTTTCCTTCCTGctggtgggggaggggggcgggacTCTGCGGGGGCTGTGCAGAGGGCGTGTGTGTCGCCACAGTGCACAGCCCCCGTCGTCTCACCGCCCCCTCCCGAAATGAATCATTCATCTCGTTCTATCCATCCACTCTCCTGCTTCCTTTTGTTTAAGTTTAACCAACACCAAGCGATTGCACATAAAAACCCGTTGTTGcttataaacataaaaaatgaacaaaaaaaaaatacaaaattaatccTTAGCGTTAAATtagaatttcaatttcatttaaatcaaaaagtaaagttagttttttgtttgtaattcaaattcaaatcaaaatcaaattctGAAGAAATGCTTAGGCTTTAGACTTAGAACTACCGATAGAGACTAAAATTATGTGTTAGTTAACTCTAAGCGATTTCCTACGATTTGTATTCGTAAATCGCCATTTTTGtggtgtgttttttgtttgttcagtGTATCAGTACGATTGGTGGTCTTTCCTACAAGCTACTATTAATGCAAGAGttattatttaaatcaaaggAAACCATTCACTTTTTAATGGTTTATggtgtgtatatatgtatggtataTAGTGCATGGATTGGTTATAAGATACATTATGTTTcgattattttgttgttgggctTTGACTTCATTTATAAACAGCTTTAGTTTACACGCATCTCTCTCTAACTTCTAACTTCTATCTTCTTCGCGCATTGCTTCTTACTTCTATAGTTTGGGTTTTAGTTTGATTGTTATCCGCTTTTTGCCTCTTTACAATGGATTAATGGTGtgattaaataataaattacatGTGTATGTGGATGTTTTGTATGTGTTGCTTGTATATCCTTTTTCCTCCTTCTACTTCTTGTTTGTTCTCTTTTGCGGTGACAAAATAAATGCCAACGTTTGcagcttttgtttgttgtttgttgttcgGTTTCTAGCTCTAAACATCTTAAAAATAAGCTATATCCTAGCTATatctctatatatgtatatatatgatatattcATGATTTTTGTATTACtcatgtgtgtggtgtgtctgCTCAAAgcatttatcaaaaaaaaaaaactcttaaAGCTAAGAAAACTATTTAGGGCAAAAcatttcctttcttttcttttcctgttctgttttgttttttgactAAGAGAAGGTTTTCCAAtattacaaacaaaaataaaaaaagagttTACTTATAAAAAAACGAAAGGCGGAATTCCATCATTAACTAAATACGAAAATTGTTAAACAAATGTTTAAGAGcatgagagagtgagagcgatTTTTTGCACAGCAAAGTGTTGTTGTAATCCTCATCGACTAAATCTAAATCTaggcaaaaaatatacagaaattGTATAGTGCTATTTGTAATCTCCAAAGATCTTCCTcccttctcctctcctctccgctaGCTACAGCAGAGGGCGGTGTGGGGGTGGTGTTTGtggtggggcatgggggcagTTTTCAGAAAACTTCAAAGTCACATGGTGGGGATCTTGTTGGGGATCTTAGGGCTAACTACTGACGATCCACGATTCAATTGTGGACAGGCATTGGCAGCTGTCCGAGCAGATTGTTGGCGAACTGCGAATTGGTGAACTTGAAGTGCCGCTTATCGTAGAACTTAAGGAGCGCCGGCGAGAACGGATGCAGATCCTTCAGATGCAGATAATGCACCTCTGGCTCGCAGGTCGTGTGGCCGCACTCTTCGCATACGTACATCTAAAGCGCAAAAAGAGAGATTAAGGGATTGTGCTTTAGAAGGTGACTCTTGTTAATCTTACCTTGGCGCGACGCTCTTTATAAGCGTACTGATGCTGGACACTGTGCACCTTCTGGCAGTGCGACTCGAGGGAACAGCGCTGCGTGAAGCTCTTCTCGCACAGATTGCACTTGTACGGTCGGACGCCCGTGTGGGTGCGCGTGTGCCGCTTCAGATCGAAGGTATCGTTGAATCCCTTGCCACAGAACGTGCACAGGTACCGCTTGATGTCCGAGTGGCACTTCATGTGCCGATTGAGCAGCCTCTGCAGCGAGAACGTTTTCATGCACACACGGCAAACGAACTTTCCATTGACTACAGAATCATCACCGGCCTGGCTGGCCGATCCAGATCCCCCCATACAGAGGGCATCCGCGGAGCCGTGGCTACTGGCATTGCTGCTGGCACTGCTGtgatgctggagctgctgctgatgttgctgctggagggattgctgctgctgctgctgttgctggagcgtctgctgctgctggggggatgattgctgctgctgctgttgctgctgggaaTGGTGGCCGTGCTTGCTGAGATCATCAATGCAATCGATGTTGCGTATCCGGTGATGGCCACCATGGGCATTCTCGACAGCCAGTGGATTCTTGATGCCATGTCCGCCATTCACAAACTCCAACTGTAGATCCGGCGGCAGGCCCAACTATtgaaagaaacaaaaggaCATAGAGAAAAGGAAATTAATGTGCGGctcatataaaaaaaacggAGGGAGTGGATTATTCGAAGGATTGATTGGTTGGGAAGAATAATACGGGCTAAAAGACAACACAGACAAAATACAACTAGAAGGATACACAattggattcggattcggttttggtttcggtttctgtttggttttcgCTTACACGCCGCTGCAACACCTTGCTCTGATTGAGCACCGAAACGGTGGGCGATGGGGCACACAGGCCAGCGGctgtggccgccgccgccgtggCCAACGAACGTAATGTGGTGCGGTGCACCGTTCGTGTGGCCGGCACCTCCGGCGAGGGCTTCATTGTCGATACAAGGGTGATCATCGTGGAGCCATACGCCACGGCCTTGGCTCGACCACTCAGCTTGCCTCCTCCCGATCCGTTGCTGCTGTCTTTCCCTGCAGGATCATAGTCTATATCTGCCGCCTCCTCTTTTTTATCCTCCTTTTCTTCCTTGACCAGAAGGCAATCGAAATCGTTGGGGATCATTGGTAGGGGCATCACCTTCTTGGACCTGCCTCTCGACAGCTTCGTTAAgcactgttgctgctcctccttttgttgctgcccctCCTGTTGCGGCTGCCCCTCCTGTTGTGGCTGCCcctcctgttgttgctgctcctgctggttCGGGGAATgtatctgttgctgctggagggATTGTTGTAGTAAAATGGGTGGAACACTTACGCTTTGGATGAGTGGCTTTGTGTCGAGCagcgcagcggcagccgctgccgctgcgttTGCATccatgctgctgttgctgctgctgctgttcgtaccggagctgctgctgctgctcatggGACGCGCTAGATGAacggctgctgcagcagcagcagcggcggccgccgcggcagcagcagccgctgccgtgggcgatggaagcgacatgttgctgttgtcgtggTGGTGCGAATGGTGAGAGTGgtgcgactgctgctgttgctggtggaaTTGGTGGTGCGAGTgatgctggtgttgctgctgctgttgttgctgctggtggtgctgctgctgctgttgggcagCATACAGATTGTGCTGCTGGTAGGCGGCggcatgttgctgctgctgttggtggtgcgactgttgctgttgctggctgagcagctgctgctgctgctgtgacaTCAGCGCCGACTGCTGCTGGTAGCTGCCgtgctgcgactgctgctgttgttgttgcatcaTCTGCAGGCCTCTGGTGGCATGCTGGTACGAAGGCGGCGGCTGTTGCACATGCTGCACGTGCTGCTGGacatgctgctgttgcacatgctgctgctgctgctgctgcaggtgctgctgctgctgttgcacgtgctgctgctgctgctgttgctgctgctgggagtTAACGCCATTGCGTGTTATATTGTGGGTCAACTGCGTCAGCAGATTCTCGTGAAGGGCATCCAGCTGGGAGGCACTCGCTGTCTGGTGACTGctatggtgatgatgatggtgatgctcCACGGGCGTCACCGACACCGAGTCGGGCGTCAGGGAGGGCGTCGAGCCGAGCTCAAAGTCCTGCCGCGGACTGGTGGAGCCCTCGTCGTCCACACAGCTCCGCTGCAGGAACGAGCTCAGATCGACGGCATCCGAGAGCTGCTCCAGCAGGTGGTCCGTCTGGGAGCTGAGCATCAGCGTGGCCGTAAACTGCAGTGGATCCACAGTGCCGTTGGGGCACTGCGAGCTGGCGAGATCCGACATGATAGCGTCCTCGTAGGCGCTGGCATTGAACTGCCCGGAACTGCCCATCGTCGCCTGGATGATGTTCTGCGCAAAGGTTCCGATGTCGATCTTTGCCTCGTCGTACTCGATGTCCGGCTCGTCCTTGAGTATGATGCCGTACGCTGAGGGATTGCCACCGTAAAAGGGATGACCCATCGTTGAGTTTGGATTATGGAATTTGGAATTGGATTCGTTATAGTTAGGATTGCTGGCCAAGCCATTGGCGAAGTTCAAAAGATTATTACCATCGATACCACCCGATGATGCAGCTCCACCACCGCCAACCGTACCTCCacctccatttccattcgcattgccattgccaccgcctcctcctcctccgttgGATCCGCAATTGATGTAGCCGCCACCTCCgcctactcctcctccacctccaccgaCTCCTGCTCCCGCTGACATTATGtacgccgctgcagcagcgtTTTGTATGGATAGAAAGTTGGGATTCCCGTTGAAGGCTGCGTGGGAGCCTGCTCCGTGTCCTGCGGATGTCTGACTGGCGCCCGTATTATTGCTGGCCGTGCTTTGTTGGCCACTCTTCAGGCTCTCGTAGAATGGGGGCAGAGCCCCGGTGGGGGGAGAGTTGGGACCGTAGTTGCCTCGTCCGTCACGGCCACCGCCCATGCCACCGCCTCCGGCTCCGCTGCCGCCTAGAGCACCCCCAAAGCCGCCTCCCGGCGAGCCAGCACCACCGCTGGCGTTCTGTCCGCTGCCCGAGCCGGtcgagctgctgccgctgccaaagCCAGACGACTGAAAGCCCTGTCCGGCTGCACCGGAACTGCTGCTACTGCGTCCGTGGCCGGCGGCTGCGGCCAAAATCCCGGGAAGGCTGCGCACCAGGCGCGGATTCAGGCGCTGCGACTGGGCCAGCAGTACGCGGGCTGCCAAGATCGTGTTCCGCCTGCGGGCCTCGCGCACCTGGCGCGCTCTCTCCAGCCGGCGGGCGTTCAGCTCTTCGTCGCTGTCGTAGCTGGGGCTGCGCCGCTTCGGCACGTGATAGTCAAtgggctcctgctgctccggTCCCAGCTGATCGAGATCGAGGGCACTTAGGGGCAATAGAACGCTCCTCTGTGGTGTCTGATGGTCCGGATGCTGATTCTGATAATGATGGTGATGCGGGGATACAGCGTgtcctgctgttgctactgctgctgccgtggtCTGTGGTGCGCGCTGGATCACGCTGCAGCGGACAGCGGGCGTCGGTTCCCTTGGGGGTGGTGGACTGGGACGCTCCTCTGCCGGGGGCGGGGTGCTGCGCATACGCAGAGACAACGGCTTGTCCACGGGCAGCAGGGGCTTCTCGTCTACAATCAACTTGCAGCCGTCATCGGAGTCTGTGTCGGAGTCCACATCCGAGTGGGgttccttttcttttgtggTTCTGACGAGGTtcggctgttgctggtgctcctTGGGGTACTCCTTCCGCTGGGCCTGGGTGAGGACGATGCCCGTATTGTAAAAGCGCGGGCGGGGTACCTCAATTCCGACGTCAACGTCgccgtcttcctcttcttcttcttctactTCTTCCGCCTCTACGGATGCGCGCGcatttttctcattttctttTTGCGCTTTCCGATCGGGATCTTCTACATCTActtcgctgctgctactgctgctaaTCCCCTCTGCCGCTGTCGACTGCGGCGTCGGCTGCTTTGGtatgctgctgcttgctgttgttgttgttgttatcgCGGTTTTTATTGGAGAATTCTCGACGCAGTCTTTTGTGGGTAATGCGGGGGGCGTGGGTGTTGGTGTGGGCGTAGGTGAGGGTgtgtttgtggttgtggttgtggctatgctactgctggtggtggtttggttggtggtggtgcaggTAAGGCGCTGCAACAATTCTGCCGGCCTCAAGCAACCAAATTtgtctgcaaaaaaaaacgagaaaaacaaaaaaaattagttAAATATTCAATGAAAAATATACGTACACATAAGCTAAGATAAAACCGATcctttgtatttttgtatctaAAAGCAAATTTCACAAATAGTCCCCAATATATTACAACGAAAAACTGCCGAGAAAAGCCACGTTGACCGTTGCGTAACTGTAAAAGGAATGAGAGAATGCCCAAAATCACTTATTATTGATCTCCCTTTTGCGACTTTTCTGGTGTGCGAATGTGTAGGTGAGTAGGAATGATCGATTGAGTGACTTTTGGACAGTGCTGTGAAATGCAACCTGTCTGCACGTTGATGTTGATCAAATTTTCAGCATAATACACTATATGCAGATATATGTACTTAATTGATTACCTTccattaaatcaaaattcactTTAAGTCCACGAGTCCTTATGTACGTTTAAGTGGCAAAGCACCAAGAAATTAGTTGGATTACACATGCATGTACCAAGGTACAATATATTTTGGGACGACGGACTAAATTTCCATATTATTATAACTTGTATGTGTACACACGATTAAGAGGACGCTTTTGCGGTGGGCCTTTCCTTATTACTCGCATATCTTGCCCTATTCTTCTTCCCACTTCTTTCGCAACTAATCTTCTTCACTCTAATGTAGAGCAGCTTCGCGATGCTCGAATTACACTCTTTCTTTTACTCATTCTCATTTTTGGAGGTTGGAAAAAAGTTAACGCGCAATTTCATATGTCCTCTTTGGTGCCGTTCTGTGAGTGAAACGGCGAGATGTGTGGAGGAATAAGAAGAAATAGATGGGTACAGGCTGACCGGTTGAGACCATTTCTGATGTGTGTGCTAAGGAGGTGGCTTttgtatgtgcatacatacatacatacacatgtgtgtgtgtttagggTAATTTGAATAGCCTATAATTGACAATTGCAAATGGAAAAagcaagtgcaagtgcaagtgcgCGAAAAGACGAATCGGGCCAAGACAAGGCTAGCGACCAGCTGGCCGCAAAGTTGTCTTTTGGCTTTAAATCAAAAAACAAGTGCAGTAAAaagtggcaacagcaacagcaacagcaacaaaagcagcgcCATTTAACGGCTGTCATTGTTGATGGTGCAGTGGTTTTCAGCTGCGACGTTCGTGTTTGATCAAGATCAAGGCTGCagtgtgtcgtgtgtgtgtctgtgtgtgggtgagctGGTTGCT
The sequence above is a segment of the Drosophila pseudoobscura strain MV-25-SWS-2005 chromosome X, UCI_Dpse_MV25, whole genome shotgun sequence genome. Coding sequences within it:
- the ovo gene encoding transcriptional regulator ovo isoform X2, coding for MPKIFLIKNRLHQQQQRLLESQNLLQHKSQDDERCLVPPLSPHGSGSGSGSGTPHSPSPSPSPAHPHPEPQGQGQTSSPFQQQDDQQPLSLTRKRFHHRRHYFGQSRHSLLADHGLNQNQNQIQNHNQNQNQNSTELDVDHNTAASEVQNDKFGCLRPAELLQRLTCTTTNQTTTSSSIATTTTTNTPSPTPTPTPTPPALPTKDCVENSPIKTAITTTTTASSSIPKQPTPQSTAAEGISSSSSSEVDVEDPDRKAQKENEKNARASVEAEEVEEEEEEDGDVDVGIEVPRPRFYNTGIVLTQAQRKEYPKEHQQQPNLVRTTKEKEPHSDVDSDTDSDDGCKLIVDEKPLLPVDKPLSLRMRSTPPPAEERPSPPPPREPTPAVRCSVIQRAPQTTAAAVATAGHAVSPHHHHYQNQHPDHQTPQRSVLLPLSALDLDQLGPEQQEPIDYHVPKRRSPSYDSDEELNARRLERARQVREARRRNTILAARVLLAQSQRLNPRLVRSLPGILAAAAGHGRSSSSSGAAGQGFQSSGFGSGSSSTGSGSGQNASGGAGSPGGGFGGALGGSGAGGGGMGGGRDGRGNYGPNSPPTGALPPFYESLKSGQQSTASNNTGASQTSAGHGAGSHAAFNGNPNFLSIQNAAAAAYIMSAGAGVGGGGGGVGGGGGYINCGSNGGGGGGGNGNANGNGGGGTVGGGGAASSGGIDGNNLLNFANGLASNPNYNESNSKFHNPNSTMGHPFYGGNPSAYGIILKDEPDIEYDEAKIDIGTFAQNIIQATMGSSGQFNASAYEDAIMSDLASSQCPNGTVDPLQFTATLMLSSQTDHLLEQLSDAVDLSSFLQRSCVDDEGSTSPRQDFELGSTPSLTPDSVSVTPVEHHHHHHHSSHQTASASQLDALHENLLTQLTHNITRNGVNSQQQQQQQQQHVQQQQQHLQQQQQQHVQQQHVQQHVQHVQQPPPSYQHATRGLQMMQQQQQQSQHGSYQQQSALMSQQQQQLLSQQQQQSHHQQQQQHAAAYQQHNLYAAQQQQQHHQQQQQQQQHQHHSHHQFHQQQQQSHHSHHSHHHDNSNMSLPSPTAAAAAAAAAAAAAAAAAVHLARPMSSSSSSGTNSSSSNSSMDANAAAAAAAALLDTKPLIQSEQQQQEGQPQQEGQPQQEGQQQKEEQQQCLTKLSRGRSKKVMPLPMIPNDFDCLLVKEEKEDKKEEAADIDYDPAGKDSSNGSGGGKLSGRAKAVAYGSTMITLVSTMKPSPEVPATRTVHRTTLRSLATAAAATAAGLCAPSPTVSVLNQSKVLQRRLGLPPDLQLEFVNGGHGIKNPLAVENAHGGHHRIRNIDCIDDLSKHGHHSQQQQQQQQSSPQQQQTLQQQQQQQQSLQQQHQQQLQHHSSASSNASSHGSADALCMGGSGSASQAGDDSVVNGKFVCRVCMKTFSLQRLLNRHMKCHSDIKRYLCTFCGKGFNDTFDLKRHTRTHTGVRPYKCNLCEKSFTQRCSLESHCQKVHSVQHQYAYKERRAKMYVCEECGHTTCEPEVHYLHLKDLHPFSPALLKFYDKRHFKFTNSQFANNLLGQLPMPVHN